Proteins co-encoded in one Salvia splendens isolate huo1 chromosome 4, SspV2, whole genome shotgun sequence genomic window:
- the LOC121799065 gene encoding monodehydroascorbate reductase-like: MAENSFKYVIVGGGVAAGYAAREFTKQGVKSGELAIISKEGVAPYERPALSKAYLFPEGTARLPGFHVCVGSGGERLLPEWYTEKGISLILNTEIVKADLASKTLISAAGETFKYQILIVATGSTVIRLTDFGVEGADAKNIFYLREIDDADKLVEAIKTKKNGKALIVGGGYIGLELSAALRMNNIDVCMVYPEPWCMPRLFTAGIASFYESYYANKGIDIIKGTVAVGFGKNENGEVVDVKLKDGRVIEADIVVVGVGGRPLTTLVKGQVEEEKGGIKTDAFFKTSSPDVYAVGDVATFPLKLFNEQRRVEHVDHARKSAEQAVKAIFASEQGTSIEEYDYLPYFYSRAFDLSWQFYGDNVGETVLFGDNSPTSETHKFGTYWIKDGKVVGVFLESGTPEENKAIAKLARVQPLVNNLDQLAAEGLAFASNI, encoded by the exons ATGGCAGAGAATTCATTCAAGTACGTGATCGTCGGTGGTGGCGTCGCTGCT GGATATGCTGCTCGGGAGTTTACCAAGCAGGGAGTCAAATCCGGTGAACTGGCCATCATTTCCAAAGAGGGG GTGGCCCCTTATGAACGCCCAGCACTTAGTAAGGCATATCTGTTCCCTGAGG GAACGGCCAGGCTCCCAGGTTTCCATGTGTGTGTTGGAAGTGGAGGAGAGAGGCTCCTTCCTGAGTGGTACACTGAGAAAG GGATATCTTTGATCCTCAACACGGAAATAGTCAAAGCAGATCTTGCTTCAAAGACACTTATCAGTGCGGCTGGCGAAACTTTTAAATATCAGATATTGATTGTAGCAACTGGCTCTACC GTTATTAGGCTGACGGACTTTGGCGTAGAAGGTGCTGATGCCAAAAACATCTTTTATTTGAGAGAAATTGATGATGCTGACAAACTTGTTGAAGCaatcaaaactaagaaaaatgGGAAAGCTCTGATTGTTGGGGGTGGATACATAGGTTTGGAGCTAAGTGCTGCTCTGAGGATGAATAACATTGATGTCTGCATGGTTTACCCTGAACCTTGGTGCA TGCCTAGGTTATTCACTGCTGGCATAGCTTCCTTCTACGAGAGTTACTATGCAAATAAGGGAATTGATATCATCAAGGGCACTGTAGCTGTTGGGTTTGGGAAGAATGAAAACGGAGAG GTTGTAGATGTAAAACTCAAGGATGGTAGGGTTATAGAAGCCGATATTGTTGTTGTTGGTGTCGGTGGAAGGCCCCTCACAACTCTAGTTAAAGGCCAGGTTGAAGAAGAGAAGGGAGGAATCAAG ACTGATGCTTTCTTCAAGACAAGCTCTCCTGATGTATATGCCGTGGGTGATGTTGCTACATTCCCCTTGAAATTATTCAACGAGCAAAGGAGAGTTGAGCATGTCGATCATGCACGCAAATCTGCTGAACAGGCTGTTAAG GCAATATTCGCAAGTGAACAAGGGACGTCTATTGAGGAATACGATTACCTCCCATACTTCTACTCTCGAGCCTTCGACCTGTCATGGCAGTTCTACGGTGACAACGTAGGTGAGACCGTTCTATTTGGAGACAACAGCCCAACATCGGAGACTCACAAGTTTGGAACATATTGGATTAAAGATGGGAAGGTGGTCGGCGTGTTTCTGGAGAGCGGTACTCCTGAAGAAAACAAGGCCATCGCGAAACTTGCAAGGGTGCAGCCTCTAGTAAACAACTTGGATCAACTAGCCGCCGAGGGTCTTGCCTTTGCATCCAATATTTGA